The proteins below come from a single Dethiosulfovibrio peptidovorans genomic window:
- a CDS encoding DNA polymerase III subunit epsilon produces MKVDRILWDCDFVAVDIETTGLSPRWDRIVEIGALRFSPGVEVEGFETFVNPGRAIPPGAMAIHGITDEMVANAPPLDRVVHDLAVFLGDAPLVFHNPAFDLGFLDQVMEDVDPAWRTRVVFDSCELARKAFPEAKKYSLVALAHTLGLEGSAHHRALGDCQYCAALFHRILEVVDGLRCMLLRDLAEEYRYRP; encoded by the coding sequence TTGAAAGTGGATCGTATACTTTGGGACTGCGATTTTGTCGCTGTCGACATAGAGACGACGGGGCTATCGCCCCGTTGGGATCGGATCGTGGAGATAGGAGCTCTGCGGTTTTCGCCTGGAGTGGAGGTAGAGGGTTTTGAGACCTTTGTAAATCCGGGACGGGCCATTCCTCCCGGGGCGATGGCTATTCACGGCATTACCGATGAGATGGTGGCGAATGCGCCGCCTCTGGATCGTGTTGTTCACGATCTGGCGGTTTTTTTGGGGGATGCCCCTTTGGTTTTTCACAACCCTGCCTTCGATCTGGGGTTTCTCGATCAGGTCATGGAGGACGTTGATCCTGCGTGGCGAACCAGGGTTGTTTTCGATTCCTGTGAGTTGGCTCGAAAGGCCTTTCCCGAGGCAAAAAAGTACAGCTTGGTGGCTCTTGCCCATACATTGGGGTTGGAGGGATCAGCCCATCATCGGGCCCTGGGCGACTGTCAGTATTGTGCTGCCTTGTTCCATCGAATCCTGGAGGTTGTCGATGGTCTTCGATGCATGCTCCTGAGGGATCTGGCGGAGGAATATCGGTATCGACCCTAG
- a CDS encoding TIGR02757 family protein translates to MKKSLLEELRFPLDRIRDRYNRRELIHPDPLEFLWEYPELGDREIVGLVASSLAYGRVVQILKSVRQVLDTMGPSPRSFVLGGDEELWRRCFKGFCHRFSRAHELVTLLGGVRRLLVCHGSLDEALAAHLRKDGALLPALSAFVRDLVGEECNSLLPSPARGSACKRLMLYVRWMVRQDDVDPGGWSCLAPGDLIIPLDTHMHRVSLALGLTRRQAADLKTALEVTRAFGELDRSDPVKYDFALTRFGIRSDMTPDQIRVFFQKES, encoded by the coding sequence TTGAAAAAATCGTTGCTGGAAGAACTGCGTTTCCCTTTAGATCGCATACGGGATCGATACAACCGGCGAGAGTTGATCCATCCTGATCCTCTGGAGTTTTTGTGGGAGTATCCAGAACTCGGGGATCGGGAGATCGTTGGACTGGTGGCATCGTCTCTGGCCTATGGTCGGGTTGTCCAGATTTTGAAAAGCGTCAGGCAGGTGCTGGATACCATGGGCCCATCGCCCCGCTCCTTTGTCTTGGGCGGAGACGAAGAGCTTTGGAGGCGCTGTTTCAAGGGGTTCTGTCATCGTTTTTCCAGAGCCCACGAGTTGGTGACTCTTCTGGGGGGCGTTCGGAGGCTTTTAGTTTGTCACGGTTCCTTAGACGAGGCTCTGGCAGCGCATCTTCGAAAAGACGGTGCGCTTTTGCCCGCTTTAAGCGCCTTCGTGAGGGACTTGGTTGGCGAAGAGTGCAATTCTCTCCTGCCGTCTCCGGCGAGGGGAAGCGCCTGTAAGCGATTGATGCTGTATGTGCGGTGGATGGTTCGTCAGGATGACGTGGACCCTGGGGGGTGGTCGTGCCTTGCCCCTGGGGATCTGATAATTCCATTGGACACCCACATGCACAGAGTATCCCTCGCCCTGGGACTGACCCGACGACAAGCTGCGGACTTGAAGACGGCTTTAGAGGTGACGCGAGCCTTCGGGGAGCTGGATCGCTCCGATCCTGTTAAATATGATTTTGCCCTGACGCGTTTTGGTATTCGGTCGGATATGACTCCCGACCAGATTCGCGTTTTTTTTCAAAAGGAGAGTTGA